The following proteins are encoded in a genomic region of Pungitius pungitius chromosome 19, fPunPun2.1, whole genome shotgun sequence:
- the pdha1b gene encoding pyruvate dehydrogenase E1 subunit alpha 1b isoform X4, which translates to MQTVRRMELKADQLYKQKIIRGFCHLYDGQEACAVGIEAAINPTDHLITAYRAHGYTFTRGISVKQILAELTGRRGGVAKGKGGSMHMYAPHFYGGNGIVGAQVPLGAGIALACQYQGNNQVCVTLYGDGAANQGQLFESFNMAALWKLPCIFICENNKYGMGTSVERASASTDYYKRGDYIPGLRVDGMDVLCVREATRFAAEHCRSGKGPIIMELQTYRYHGHSMSDPGVSYRTRDEIQEVRSKSDPITMLKERMLSNNMASVEEFKEIDVAIRKEVEEAAQYATSDPEPPLDELCNHIFSNDSPLEVRGVDPWAKLKSVS; encoded by the exons ATGCAGACGGTGAGGCGCATGGAGCTGAAAGCTGATCAGCTGTACAAGCAGAAGATCATCAGAGGCTTCTGCCACCTGTACGACGGACAG gaagCGTGCGCGGTCGGCATCGAGGCCGCCATCAACCCCACGGATCACCTGATCACCGCCTACCGCGCCCACGGCTACACCTTCACCCGCGGCATCTCCGTCAAGCAGATCCTGGCCGAGCTCACGG ggcgtagagggggcgtggccaaaGGAAAGGGCGGCTCGATGCACATGTACGCGCCTCATTTCTACGGAGGAAATGGGATCGTTGGAGCACAA GTGCCTCTCGGCGCCGGCATCGCTCTGGCCTGCCAGTACCAAGGCAACAACCAGGTGTGCGTCACGCTCTACGGAGACGGGGCGGCCAATCAG GGCCAGCTGTTTGAGTCCTTCAACATGGCCGCCCTCTGGAAGCTGCCGTGCATCTTCATCTGCGAGAACAACAAGTACGGCATGGGCACGTCGGTGGAGAGGGCTTCAGCCAGCACCGACTACTACAAGAGGGGGGACTACATACCGGGCctcagg GTGGACGGGATGGACGTCCTGTGCGTCCGAGAGGCCACCAGGTTCGCTGCAGAGCACTGCCGCTCTGGAAAG GGCCCCATTATAATGGAGCTGCAGACTTACCGTTACCATGGACACAGCATGAGTGACCCGGGCGTCAG tTACCGCACGCGGGACGAGATCCAGGAAGTGCGCTCTAAGAGCGACCCCATCACCATGCTGAAGGAGCGCATGCTCAGCAACAACATGGCCTCAGTGGAGGAGTTCAAG gAGATCGACGTGGCGATCCgtaaggaggtggaggaggcggctCAGTACGCCACCTCCGACCCGGAGCCGCCGCTGGACGAGCTGTGCAACCACATCTTCAGCAACGACTCGCCGCTGGAGGTCAGGGGCGTCGACCCGTGGGCGAAGCTCAAGTCCGTCAGCTAG
- the pdha1b gene encoding pyruvate dehydrogenase E1 subunit alpha 1b isoform X3 yields the protein MKNMLTIISNALCRIAGRNVGGRVAVSRSFADFNSTATFDIKKCDAHRLEEGPPLRAELTRDQGLQYYRVMQTVRRMELKADQLYKQKIIRGFCHLYDGQEACAVGIEAAINPTDHLITAYRAHGYTFTRGISVKQILAELTGRRGGVAKGKGGSMHMYAPHFYGGNGIVGAQVPLGAGIALACQYQGNNQVCVTLYGDGAANQGQLFESFNMAALWKLPCIFICENNKYGMGTSVERASASTDYYKRGDYIPGLRVDGMDVLCVREATRFAAEHCRSGKGPIIMELQTYRYHGHSMSDPGVSYRTRDEIQEVRSKSDPITMLKERMLSNNMASVEEFKEIDVAIRKEVEEAAQYATSDPEPPLDELCNHIFSNDSPLEVRGVDPWAKLKSVS from the exons ATGAAAAACATGTTGACCATTATCTCCAACGCGCTCTGCAGGATCGCTGGCAGGAACGTG GGGGGTCGAGTCGCGGTGTCCCGCTCCTTCGCCGACTTCAACTCTACGGCGACCTTTGACATCAAG AAATGCGACGCGCACCGCCTGGAGGAGGGCCCCCCGCTGAGGGCGGAGCTGACCCGGGACCAGGGCCTGCAGTATTACCGCGTCATGCAGACGGTGAGGCGCATGGAGCTGAAAGCTGATCAGCTGTACAAGCAGAAGATCATCAGAGGCTTCTGCCACCTGTACGACGGACAG gaagCGTGCGCGGTCGGCATCGAGGCCGCCATCAACCCCACGGATCACCTGATCACCGCCTACCGCGCCCACGGCTACACCTTCACCCGCGGCATCTCCGTCAAGCAGATCCTGGCCGAGCTCACGG ggcgtagagggggcgtggccaaaGGAAAGGGCGGCTCGATGCACATGTACGCGCCTCATTTCTACGGAGGAAATGGGATCGTTGGAGCACAA GTGCCTCTCGGCGCCGGCATCGCTCTGGCCTGCCAGTACCAAGGCAACAACCAGGTGTGCGTCACGCTCTACGGAGACGGGGCGGCCAATCAG GGCCAGCTGTTTGAGTCCTTCAACATGGCCGCCCTCTGGAAGCTGCCGTGCATCTTCATCTGCGAGAACAACAAGTACGGCATGGGCACGTCGGTGGAGAGGGCTTCAGCCAGCACCGACTACTACAAGAGGGGGGACTACATACCGGGCctcagg GTGGACGGGATGGACGTCCTGTGCGTCCGAGAGGCCACCAGGTTCGCTGCAGAGCACTGCCGCTCTGGAAAG GGCCCCATTATAATGGAGCTGCAGACTTACCGTTACCATGGACACAGCATGAGTGACCCGGGCGTCAG tTACCGCACGCGGGACGAGATCCAGGAAGTGCGCTCTAAGAGCGACCCCATCACCATGCTGAAGGAGCGCATGCTCAGCAACAACATGGCCTCAGTGGAGGAGTTCAAG gAGATCGACGTGGCGATCCgtaaggaggtggaggaggcggctCAGTACGCCACCTCCGACCCGGAGCCGCCGCTGGACGAGCTGTGCAACCACATCTTCAGCAACGACTCGCCGCTGGAGGTCAGGGGCGTCGACCCGTGGGCGAAGCTCAAGTCCGTCAGCTAG
- the pdha1b gene encoding pyruvate dehydrogenase E1 subunit alpha 1b isoform X2, protein MKNMLTIISNALCRIAGRNVGAQTVSEGGRVAVSRSFADFNSTATFDIKKCDAHRLEEGPPLRAELTRDQGLQYYRVMQTVRRMELKADQLYKQKIIRGFCHLYDGQEACAVGIEAAINPTDHLITAYRAHGYTFTRGISVKQILAELTGRRGGVAKGKGGSMHMYAPHFYGGNGIVGAQVPLGAGIALACQYQGNNQVCVTLYGDGAANQGQLFESFNMAALWKLPCIFICENNKYGMGTSVERASASTDYYKRGDYIPGLRVDGMDVLCVREATRFAAEHCRSGKGPIIMELQTYRYHGHSMSDPGVSYRTRDEIQEVRSKSDPITMLKERMLSNNMASVEEFKEIDVAIRKEVEEAAQYATSDPEPPLDELCNHIFSNDSPLEVRGVDPWAKLKSVS, encoded by the exons ATGAAAAACATGTTGACCATTATCTCCAACGCGCTCTGCAGGATCGCTGGCAGGAACGTG ggaGCCCAAACAGTGTCCGAG GGGGGTCGAGTCGCGGTGTCCCGCTCCTTCGCCGACTTCAACTCTACGGCGACCTTTGACATCAAG AAATGCGACGCGCACCGCCTGGAGGAGGGCCCCCCGCTGAGGGCGGAGCTGACCCGGGACCAGGGCCTGCAGTATTACCGCGTCATGCAGACGGTGAGGCGCATGGAGCTGAAAGCTGATCAGCTGTACAAGCAGAAGATCATCAGAGGCTTCTGCCACCTGTACGACGGACAG gaagCGTGCGCGGTCGGCATCGAGGCCGCCATCAACCCCACGGATCACCTGATCACCGCCTACCGCGCCCACGGCTACACCTTCACCCGCGGCATCTCCGTCAAGCAGATCCTGGCCGAGCTCACGG ggcgtagagggggcgtggccaaaGGAAAGGGCGGCTCGATGCACATGTACGCGCCTCATTTCTACGGAGGAAATGGGATCGTTGGAGCACAA GTGCCTCTCGGCGCCGGCATCGCTCTGGCCTGCCAGTACCAAGGCAACAACCAGGTGTGCGTCACGCTCTACGGAGACGGGGCGGCCAATCAG GGCCAGCTGTTTGAGTCCTTCAACATGGCCGCCCTCTGGAAGCTGCCGTGCATCTTCATCTGCGAGAACAACAAGTACGGCATGGGCACGTCGGTGGAGAGGGCTTCAGCCAGCACCGACTACTACAAGAGGGGGGACTACATACCGGGCctcagg GTGGACGGGATGGACGTCCTGTGCGTCCGAGAGGCCACCAGGTTCGCTGCAGAGCACTGCCGCTCTGGAAAG GGCCCCATTATAATGGAGCTGCAGACTTACCGTTACCATGGACACAGCATGAGTGACCCGGGCGTCAG tTACCGCACGCGGGACGAGATCCAGGAAGTGCGCTCTAAGAGCGACCCCATCACCATGCTGAAGGAGCGCATGCTCAGCAACAACATGGCCTCAGTGGAGGAGTTCAAG gAGATCGACGTGGCGATCCgtaaggaggtggaggaggcggctCAGTACGCCACCTCCGACCCGGAGCCGCCGCTGGACGAGCTGTGCAACCACATCTTCAGCAACGACTCGCCGCTGGAGGTCAGGGGCGTCGACCCGTGGGCGAAGCTCAAGTCCGTCAGCTAG
- the pdha1b gene encoding pyruvate dehydrogenase E1 subunit alpha 1b isoform X1, whose translation MKNMLTIISNALCRIAGRNVGAQTVSELLLDLSEYVNVTSPPATPASAQSPRQPPKPPPPPVCAPLDRDQADSAGGRVAVSRSFADFNSTATFDIKKCDAHRLEEGPPLRAELTRDQGLQYYRVMQTVRRMELKADQLYKQKIIRGFCHLYDGQEACAVGIEAAINPTDHLITAYRAHGYTFTRGISVKQILAELTGRRGGVAKGKGGSMHMYAPHFYGGNGIVGAQVPLGAGIALACQYQGNNQVCVTLYGDGAANQGQLFESFNMAALWKLPCIFICENNKYGMGTSVERASASTDYYKRGDYIPGLRVDGMDVLCVREATRFAAEHCRSGKGPIIMELQTYRYHGHSMSDPGVSYRTRDEIQEVRSKSDPITMLKERMLSNNMASVEEFKEIDVAIRKEVEEAAQYATSDPEPPLDELCNHIFSNDSPLEVRGVDPWAKLKSVS comes from the exons ATGAAAAACATGTTGACCATTATCTCCAACGCGCTCTGCAGGATCGCTGGCAGGAACGTG ggaGCCCAAACAGTGTCCGAG TTGCTGCTCGACCTGTCAGAGTACGTCAATGTAACGTCGCCGCCGGCAACGCCCGCCTCGGCGCAGTCACCGCGGCAACCACCCAAACCACCGCCGCCACCAGTGTGTGCCCCGTTAGATAGAGACCAGGCAGACAGCGCA GGGGGTCGAGTCGCGGTGTCCCGCTCCTTCGCCGACTTCAACTCTACGGCGACCTTTGACATCAAG AAATGCGACGCGCACCGCCTGGAGGAGGGCCCCCCGCTGAGGGCGGAGCTGACCCGGGACCAGGGCCTGCAGTATTACCGCGTCATGCAGACGGTGAGGCGCATGGAGCTGAAAGCTGATCAGCTGTACAAGCAGAAGATCATCAGAGGCTTCTGCCACCTGTACGACGGACAG gaagCGTGCGCGGTCGGCATCGAGGCCGCCATCAACCCCACGGATCACCTGATCACCGCCTACCGCGCCCACGGCTACACCTTCACCCGCGGCATCTCCGTCAAGCAGATCCTGGCCGAGCTCACGG ggcgtagagggggcgtggccaaaGGAAAGGGCGGCTCGATGCACATGTACGCGCCTCATTTCTACGGAGGAAATGGGATCGTTGGAGCACAA GTGCCTCTCGGCGCCGGCATCGCTCTGGCCTGCCAGTACCAAGGCAACAACCAGGTGTGCGTCACGCTCTACGGAGACGGGGCGGCCAATCAG GGCCAGCTGTTTGAGTCCTTCAACATGGCCGCCCTCTGGAAGCTGCCGTGCATCTTCATCTGCGAGAACAACAAGTACGGCATGGGCACGTCGGTGGAGAGGGCTTCAGCCAGCACCGACTACTACAAGAGGGGGGACTACATACCGGGCctcagg GTGGACGGGATGGACGTCCTGTGCGTCCGAGAGGCCACCAGGTTCGCTGCAGAGCACTGCCGCTCTGGAAAG GGCCCCATTATAATGGAGCTGCAGACTTACCGTTACCATGGACACAGCATGAGTGACCCGGGCGTCAG tTACCGCACGCGGGACGAGATCCAGGAAGTGCGCTCTAAGAGCGACCCCATCACCATGCTGAAGGAGCGCATGCTCAGCAACAACATGGCCTCAGTGGAGGAGTTCAAG gAGATCGACGTGGCGATCCgtaaggaggtggaggaggcggctCAGTACGCCACCTCCGACCCGGAGCCGCCGCTGGACGAGCTGTGCAACCACATCTTCAGCAACGACTCGCCGCTGGAGGTCAGGGGCGTCGACCCGTGGGCGAAGCTCAAGTCCGTCAGCTAG